From a region of the Opisthocomus hoazin isolate bOpiHoa1 chromosome 21, bOpiHoa1.hap1, whole genome shotgun sequence genome:
- the LOC104329922 gene encoding cytochrome P450 2C5 isoform X1: MDVGLTGVLTTLLLLLSVLWFLAWRNDKKRSQLPPGPAPWPVLGNLWQKDILPLYRTYEKLSSTYGPVFTVWLGLKPAVVLCGYEVVKDALLGHYEEFGGRPEIPLLMQLSKDYGFVSHDEEKWRELRRFTLSTLRDFGMGKSSMSWRVQQEAQHLVDLLAKLRGNAFEPMTMFRHAAANVICSVVFGSRYSYSDKAFLELLNMIGNYISFFLSPIAMVYNTFPNIMHHLPGPHKKALDECEKLKDYIREKVELHKLTLDPSCPRDYIDCFLMKAEKEKRSIYSNEDLVMSVFDLFGAGTVTTSNSLVFFLLILAKYPHIQAKVQEEIDAVVGPGRVPSTEDKLRMPYTNAVIHEMQRFHKSRTENFPRMTTQDVVFRGHTIPKGTAVIPVYSSVHMDPTQWENPKEVDPGHFLDGKGEFRKRDAFMPFSAGKRVCPGEALARIELFLFLTTLLQNFTFQLAVEHEEMDLFSLWLKIERKVIPGKFFAIQRPVSA, from the exons ATGGATGTCGGATTGACTGGAGTGCTTactaccctcctcctcctcctctccgtcCTGTGGTTCCTGGCCTGGAGAAACGATAAGAAGAGAAGCCAGCTGCCTCCGGGACCAGCCCCGTGGCCCGTTCTGGGCAACTTATGGCAAAAGGACATCTTGCCCCTCTACAGGACCTATGAGAAG ctcagcagcacgtACGGCCCCGTCTTCACCGTCTGGCTGGGGCTGAAGCCGGCGGTGGTGCTCTGCGGGTACGAGGTGGTGAAGGATGCTCTGCTGGGCCACTACGAGGAGTTTGGAGGGAGACCTGAAATACCCCTCCTGATGCAGCTATCGAAAGACTACG GTTTTGTCTCCCATGACGAGGAGAAGTGGCGGGAGCTACGGAGGTTCACGCTCAGCACCCTGCGGGACTTCGGGATGGGCAAGAGCTCCATGTCGTGGCGAGTGCAGCAGGAGGCCCAGCACCTGGTGGACCTGCTGGCAAAACTCAGAG GAAATGCCTTCGAGCCAATGACAATGTTCAGACATGCAGCTGCGAACGTGATCTGCTCCGTTGTCTTCGGAAGCCGTTACAGCTACAGCGACAAAGCCTTTCTGGAGCTACTGAACATGATCGGGAATTACATCAGCTTCTTCCTCTCCCCCATCGCCATG GTCTACAACACCTTCCCCAACATCATGCACCACCTCCCAGGGCCACACAAGAAAGCCCTGGATGAGTGTGAGAAGCTGAAGGACTACATCCGAGAAAAAGTGGAGCTTCACAAGCTGACACTGGATCCCAGCTGCCCCCGGGACTACATTGACTGTTTCCTTATGAAAGCAGAGAAG gagaagagaagcatATACAGCAATGAAGACTTGGTCATGTCAGTATTCGACCTCTTTGGTGCCGGGACAGTGACCACTAGCAATAGCCTGGTCTTCTTCCTCTTGATCCTGGCAAAATACCCCCATATTCAAG CCAAGGTCCAAGAGGAGATCGATGCGGTGGTGGGTCCTGGCCGTGTTCCCAGCACAGAGGATAAGCTGAGGATGCCGTACACCAACGCGGTGATCCATGAGATGCAGCGCTTCCACAAGTCCCGCACCGAGAACTTCCCACGGATGACGACGCAGGACGTCGTGTTCAGGGGCCACACCATCCCCAAG GGCACAGCTGTTATTCCGGTATATTCTTCCGTCCATATGGATCCAACCCAGTGGGAGAACCCCAAAGAAGTCGACCCAGGCCACTTCTTGGATGGGAAGGGCGAGTTCAGGAAGCGCGACGCCTTCATGCCTTTCTCGGCAG GGAAGCGGGTGTGCCCAGGAGAGGCACTGGCCCGCATTgagctcttcctcttcctcaccacgCTGCTGCAGAACTTCACCTTCCAGCTCGCCGTTGAGCACGAGGAGATGGATTTATTCTCTCTATGGCTCAAGATAGAGAGGAAGGTGATACCGGGCAAGTTCTTCGCTATTCAGCGCCCGGTGTCCGCTTGA
- the LOC104329922 gene encoding cytochrome P450 2C5 isoform X2, whose translation MDVGLTGVLTTLLLLLSVLWFLAWRNDKKRSQLPPGPAPWPVLGNLWQKDILPLYRTYEKLSSTYGPVFTVWLGLKPAVVLCGYEVVKDALLGHYEEFGGRPEIPLLMQLSKDYGNAFEPMTMFRHAAANVICSVVFGSRYSYSDKAFLELLNMIGNYISFFLSPIAMVYNTFPNIMHHLPGPHKKALDECEKLKDYIREKVELHKLTLDPSCPRDYIDCFLMKAEKEKRSIYSNEDLVMSVFDLFGAGTVTTSNSLVFFLLILAKYPHIQAKVQEEIDAVVGPGRVPSTEDKLRMPYTNAVIHEMQRFHKSRTENFPRMTTQDVVFRGHTIPKGTAVIPVYSSVHMDPTQWENPKEVDPGHFLDGKGEFRKRDAFMPFSAGKRVCPGEALARIELFLFLTTLLQNFTFQLAVEHEEMDLFSLWLKIERKVIPGKFFAIQRPVSA comes from the exons ATGGATGTCGGATTGACTGGAGTGCTTactaccctcctcctcctcctctccgtcCTGTGGTTCCTGGCCTGGAGAAACGATAAGAAGAGAAGCCAGCTGCCTCCGGGACCAGCCCCGTGGCCCGTTCTGGGCAACTTATGGCAAAAGGACATCTTGCCCCTCTACAGGACCTATGAGAAG ctcagcagcacgtACGGCCCCGTCTTCACCGTCTGGCTGGGGCTGAAGCCGGCGGTGGTGCTCTGCGGGTACGAGGTGGTGAAGGATGCTCTGCTGGGCCACTACGAGGAGTTTGGAGGGAGACCTGAAATACCCCTCCTGATGCAGCTATCGAAAGACTACG GAAATGCCTTCGAGCCAATGACAATGTTCAGACATGCAGCTGCGAACGTGATCTGCTCCGTTGTCTTCGGAAGCCGTTACAGCTACAGCGACAAAGCCTTTCTGGAGCTACTGAACATGATCGGGAATTACATCAGCTTCTTCCTCTCCCCCATCGCCATG GTCTACAACACCTTCCCCAACATCATGCACCACCTCCCAGGGCCACACAAGAAAGCCCTGGATGAGTGTGAGAAGCTGAAGGACTACATCCGAGAAAAAGTGGAGCTTCACAAGCTGACACTGGATCCCAGCTGCCCCCGGGACTACATTGACTGTTTCCTTATGAAAGCAGAGAAG gagaagagaagcatATACAGCAATGAAGACTTGGTCATGTCAGTATTCGACCTCTTTGGTGCCGGGACAGTGACCACTAGCAATAGCCTGGTCTTCTTCCTCTTGATCCTGGCAAAATACCCCCATATTCAAG CCAAGGTCCAAGAGGAGATCGATGCGGTGGTGGGTCCTGGCCGTGTTCCCAGCACAGAGGATAAGCTGAGGATGCCGTACACCAACGCGGTGATCCATGAGATGCAGCGCTTCCACAAGTCCCGCACCGAGAACTTCCCACGGATGACGACGCAGGACGTCGTGTTCAGGGGCCACACCATCCCCAAG GGCACAGCTGTTATTCCGGTATATTCTTCCGTCCATATGGATCCAACCCAGTGGGAGAACCCCAAAGAAGTCGACCCAGGCCACTTCTTGGATGGGAAGGGCGAGTTCAGGAAGCGCGACGCCTTCATGCCTTTCTCGGCAG GGAAGCGGGTGTGCCCAGGAGAGGCACTGGCCCGCATTgagctcttcctcttcctcaccacgCTGCTGCAGAACTTCACCTTCCAGCTCGCCGTTGAGCACGAGGAGATGGATTTATTCTCTCTATGGCTCAAGATAGAGAGGAAGGTGATACCGGGCAAGTTCTTCGCTATTCAGCGCCCGGTGTCCGCTTGA